From the genome of Muricauda sp. SCSIO 64092, one region includes:
- a CDS encoding GNAT family N-acetyltransferase, whose translation MRIRKIALKDNSQVAHLIRSTLEEMGVPKVGTAYGDKALDRMFQTYQRPLSVFYVAENGEEIIGCGGIAPLDNYDGNICELQKMYVSKKARGKGIATQLLEACLASAREFGFEACYLETMPYMNAAQGLYQKKGFTYLKEALGDTGHHACTVRMLNTF comes from the coding sequence GTGCGGATTCGAAAAATAGCACTGAAGGACAATTCACAAGTGGCCCATTTAATACGATCCACCTTGGAGGAAATGGGCGTTCCAAAGGTTGGGACCGCTTATGGGGATAAAGCATTGGACCGTATGTTCCAGACCTATCAAAGACCATTGTCAGTGTTCTACGTAGCTGAAAATGGTGAAGAAATAATAGGATGTGGGGGGATAGCCCCATTGGACAATTATGATGGCAATATTTGCGAGCTCCAAAAAATGTACGTTTCAAAAAAAGCCAGGGGAAAAGGTATTGCCACCCAACTACTTGAGGCCTGTTTGGCGTCGGCCAGGGAATTTGGTTTTGAAGCTTGCTATTTGGAAACCATGCCCTACATGAATGCCGCGCAGGGCCTATACCAAAAAAAGGGATTTACCTATCTTAAGGAAGCCCTGGGAGATACGGGCCACCATGCCTGTACGGTTCGAATGCTAAATACGTTCTAA